One region of Trichosurus vulpecula isolate mTriVul1 chromosome 1, mTriVul1.pri, whole genome shotgun sequence genomic DNA includes:
- the TRIB1 gene encoding tribbles homolog 1 — MCSLRPAMNRNVQPRSPGLLLPAARGSPSKRLLDGDEAAAVAAKCLRLSECPNPPDYLSPPSSPCTPPPAPSPSAPGGSAPGPSRIAGYLLLPMAEREHVSRALSIHTGQELRCKVFPIKHYQDKIRPYIQLPSHRNITGIVEVILGDTKAYVFFEKDFGDMHSYVRNRKRLREEEAARLFKQIVSAVAHCHQSAIVLGDLKLRKFVFSTEERTQLRLESLEDTHIIKGEDDALSDKHGCPAYVSPEILNTTGTYSGKSADVWSLGVMLYTLLVGRYPFHDSDPSALFSKIRRGQFCIPDHISPKARCLIRSLLRREPSERLTAPEVLLHPWFESVLEPGYVDHETGTSDQIVPEHQEDSDISSFFC, encoded by the exons ATGTGTTCCCTGCGCCCTGCCATGAACCGCAACGTCCAGCCCCGCAGCCCGGGCCTGCTGCTCCCTGCCGCCCGGGGCTCCCCTTCCAAGCGCCTCCTGGACGGCGACGAGGCAGCCGCGGTGGCGGCCAAATGCTTGCGGCTGTCCGAGTGCCCGAACCCTCCGGACTACCTCAGCCCCCCCAGTTCTCCCTGCACTCCCCCGCCCGCGCCCTCGCCTTCGGCGCCCGGCGGCAGCGCCCCGGGGCCCAGCCGGATCGCCGGGTACCTTCTGCTGCCCATGGCAGAACGGGAGCATGTGTCCCGGGCGCTGAGCATCCACACCGGGCAGGAGTTGCGCTGCAAG GTGTTCCCTATTAAACACTACCAAGACAAAATCCGGCCTTATATCCAGCTGCCATCTCACAGAAATATCACAGGGATTGTTGAAGTGATTCTTGGGGACACCAAGGCATATGTCTTTTTTGAAAAGGACTTTGGGGACATGCACTCCTACGTGAGAAATCGCAAAAGGCTTCGGGAAGAGGAGGCCGCCCGGCTCTTCAAGCAAATTGTCTCTGCGGTTGCCCACTGCCACCAATCTGCCATTGTGTTGGGTGACTTGAAGCTCAGGAAATTTGTCTTTTCCACAGAGGAGAG GACGCAGCTCAGACTAGAAAGTCTCGAAGATACTCACATCATCAAGGGAGAAGATGATGCCCTGTCGGACAAGCACGGCTGTCCGGCCTATGTGAGCCCTGAGATTTTAAACACAACAGGGACCTACTCCGGCAAGTCGGCGGACGTTTGGAGTTTAGGGGTGATGCTCTATACCCTTTTGGTGGGGCGCTACCCCTTCCATGACTCAGACCCCAGTGCTCTCTTCTCCAAAATCCGTCGTGGACAATTCTGCATCCCTGACCACATATCCCCCAAAGCCAGATGCCTCATTCGCAGTCTTCTGAGACGGGAGCCCTCCGAGAGACTCACAGCTCCAGAGGTCTTACTTCATCCCTGGTTTGAGTCGGTTTTGGAACCTGGATACGTAGACCACGAAACAGGAACGTCAGACCAGATCGTTCCAGAACACCAGGAAGACAGTGACATTAGTTCCTTCTTCTGCTAA